The DNA window CCCCGTAACTGTCGGAAAGCATCGACCTCACCAGCTGTTTCGCCTCGGCCACGTCGCCGTGCGGGGTGATGCCGAAGTTCAGTGTCTGTCCGAACTGGACGGGGGACCCGTCCGGACCGCTCACCCGCTGCACGAACCCGGTGTTCTCCGCCAGCCACCCCGGGTCGTCCTCACACGGATCACAGGAGGGAGAGATCTCGGTGGAGAGGTTGTTCATCTCGTCGAGCAGGTGGGGGGACCACACCATCATCGCGGCGCGTCCCGACAGGTAGGTCGCCCGCGTCGACAGCTCGTCCTGCTGCCCTCCAGCGGAGTACTCGGTCATCCAGGTGGTGTAGCGCTCCACGGCGTGGACGCACTCGGGGGTGTCGAACGCGACCTCCCCGTCGCTGTCGAGCAGTTCACACCCGTTCGCCAGCGCCAGGTGCTCGAAGGTCTGCTGCGTGTAGGGAGTGCTGGTCGACGTTCCCGCGAGGATGCCCGCCGTGTCACCGCTGTCCAGGACACGGGCCGCCTCGGTGATGGCGGAGTAGGTCGTCGGCGGTCGCAGGCCGGCCCGCTCGAAGAGGTCCGTGCGGTAGAAGATCACCTGCCCCCACCCGTCGCTGGGGACCGCGACCGGCTGGCCACCGGAACTCACCAGGTCCAGCGACGTCGGGTTGAACGTGGCCGGGTCCAGGGAGGCGACGACGGATGCGGCGGCATCGGCGTCGAGTATGCCGTTGCTCGCCCACGCCTGGGTCAGGTCCACCGTGTGCAGGAGCACGTCGGGGAGCTCCCCGGCCGCGGCCGCGTTCGTGACGGCTGTGGGCATGTCGGCGGGGTCGATGGCGACCAGCTCCGTTTCGACACCGGTCCTGTCGGTGTAGGAGGAGAGCACGGACTCCATCCGTTCGACCTCGTTCGGCAGCACGAGAACGGTCCAGATGGTCACCGTTCCGTCCTTGTTCCCACCGCCCGCGCCGGGAAAGCACCCTCCCATGGCCGCGAGAACGGCTGCGGCGGCGAGAACCGCAGCGATCCGCCGGGCCACGAGCATGGGCTACCTCCGCCGGCAGCAGCGGGTGCTGATCAGCGTCAGTTCTACGGGGGGTGTGCACGAACGTCAACAGGACTCGCACCGTTCGTGTCGTGCGGACGGCCCGCGCCGGTAGTCCGTTCACCTCGGGTCGGGCTGTCTCTGCCCGGGGCTCTTCCCTACTGCCGGTCGAACCAGAAGAAGTGCTCCTGGAAGTTCCCCTCCTCACCCCAGAGCATGACAACCAGCCGTCCACCGTCGATCCAGAAGCCCCCTCCCTTATGCGGGGTGCAGGAGCTCGTGGTGTCGACGGAACCGTCGTAACCACTCTTGTTGTTCGTGCGGAACAGTGTGAAGTTCCAGGTGCACGGCCCGTTGTCGGTGAGAACGGAGGCCTTCCTCTCACCCTCGGCGATACTCACCTTGTAGCCGTGCCGCTGTCCGTCGGGAAACGTGCCCTGGCTCACCCACGTCCCGGCGAACTCCGAGGAGAAGGTGACGTCGTCGTTCTTCTCCTCGGCTTCCTCGGGCGCTGGTGGCTCGTCCTCGCCGTCCTCCTGCTCCTTTTGCTCCTGGCGCTCCTCCTTGGCCTCCGTCTCGGCCTCCGCCTGGGTGCCGGCCTCCGCCCCGTCGCTGGGGTCGTCCTCGCCCGTTTTCTGCTCCTCCGGTTGGGTGGGAGAGGCGGTTCCCCCGTCATCGGGGCTTTCCCGGCCAGCGGAACCGGAGGGGGAGGACGCGGGGGAGCCAGCCTGGGACGTGTCCTCGGAGGAACCGAAGAACGGTACTCCCGTGTCGGCCAGCGCCACGTATCCGCTCGTACCCACGGCGGCCAGGAGCGCCAGCGCGGAGCCGAGCACCGCCGCCCGCCTGCCGGACCTCTTCCCGGAACGCCGCGAGCGAACGGTGGTGGGGCCGCTGTCGGCGGGAACGTCGGATGACGCTCCGTCGGCCGGAGGGGGAACACGGCCTCCGCCGTCGTCGCGACCGAGAAGCCGCATCAGCAGGTCGGCGGAGGAGGGGCGCTGGCTGGCTTCCTTGGCCAGGCACGTCTCGACCAGACTGGCCCACGGTTCCTCGAGTTGGGCCAGGTCGGGGGTGGTGGTCATGACCTGGTGTATGACAGCAGGTACCGAGTCACCGGTGAACGGGGCGCGTCCCGTGGCGGCGAACACCATCACCGCTCCCCACGCGTAGATGTCGGTGGCCGGCCCGACCTCACCCCCCGCGATCTGCTCCGGGGCCATGTAGCCAGGGGTGCCCACCACGGACTGGGTCTGGGCCGTGGTGACATCGGTGGCTTTGGCCACGCCGAAGTCGATCACTCGTGGGCCCTCGGCTGCCATGAGTACGTTCGCCGGCTTCACGTCGCGGTGTACGATCCCGGCCTCGTGCACGGCTACCAGGGCGGTCATCGTGGCCACGGCGAGACGGTGCAGCTCCGCTCCGGAACGCGGCCCGTGTTGTTCGACCTGCTCCTTCAGCGACGGGCCGTCGACGTACTCGCTGACGATGTAGGGCTGCTCGGACACGAAGTCGGCGTCGAGCACCTGGGCGGTGCAGAAGGAGGCGACGCGCCGCGCGGCGGCGGCCTCGCGCTGGAAACGCTGCCGTAGTCCGGGATCGGCCGCCCAGTCCGGGTCGAGGACCTTTACTGCGACAGCCTGGCCGTTGGGTGCGGCGCCGAGATAGACGACACCCTGGCCCCCTTTGCCCAGCCGGCCGGTTATCCGGTAACCGCCGATGCTGTGTGGATCCCCTGGCAGCAGTGGCCGGCCTTCCGGCATCAGTAACTCCCATCTCATCCGCCTGCCGTATGCCACCCCAGCAGCCCGGGCGCGAGGAACACTCCCAGGGCGCGGAACGAATGTAGTTCTCTGCTCCGCCCGACAGATCCCAGCTGGTCTGACCTGGGACGCTGACCTGCCGCAAACGGTTTCCGGAACCGTGCATAGTTATCGGATCGATGCCGAACAGGGCGGGTGCGCGGGCCCCGCCCCGATCGGTTGTGGGACCGCCCACGGAGACGCGGAACACACGGGAGCAACGGAACAACGCGGGGTGGGCGGAACACGGTGACGCTCCCACGGTCCTGCGCGACGAGCACAGGGATGTTGAACGCATAGCATCCGGCAGCAGGGGACCAGTAACCAAGCTGTCAGAGGAGGAACGTGTCCATGTCCGGACGGTACGGCGGGCAACGCCGCAACGGGGGGCGCCCGGATCAGAAGGCAGGGCCCGAGATCCGTGGCAGGCGTGACGCCGCCCGGCTCTCGGAGGAGATCCGCAAGATGGCGGGCGCCTCCTACGGCCGCTACAAATCCCTGACGGGAGACTGGGAGTTCGAGGACTTCACGCTGACGATCGACCGGGTCCAGTCCGACCCGTTCGCCCCGCCGTCCCGAATCTCGGTGCGGATCCCGGCCGACGTCGCCGACATGCCCGACCACGCCTGGCACTCTCCCGTACGTCGCCGCGCCACGGCTGACTACCTGGTCCGGCAGGCCTACCGGAACCTCAAAGGCGCCAGCCTGCGCATCGACGCCGGCGGCCAGGAGGTCATCGAGCGGGCGTCCGGACGGATCCACGACGGGGACGTGCTGCTGCGCCTCGGCATCGAGCTTCCCGGCCACGGGCGTAAGATCGACGCCCGCTCGGCCGAGCGTGAGCTGTGCGAACGGCTCCCCGACATGGTGGACGCCCTCAGGTGGGACGCGTTGGACGCCGCGGAGGCGACCGCCTTCGCCGACACCGTCGAGGACACGGCCGCGCTGCGCGACCAGCTCCCGGCGCTGGGCCTCGTGGCGTTCGCCGCTGACGGCGCTGTGCTACCGCGCCGCAGCGGCGTCAGCGATCTCCCGATGGAGGGCGCGGCGGTACCGTTCGAGTCGCCGGAAAGCCTGCGGGTCAGCGTGAAACTGCCGCACCGCGGCACCGTGTCCGGCCTCGGTATCCCCGAGGGCATCACACTCGTCGTCGGAGGCGGCTTCCACGGCAAGTCCACGCTGCTGCACGCGCTGGAACGCGGCGTGTACGACCACGTTCCCGGCGACGGGCGGGAACTGGTGGTGACCCGGTCCGACGCGTTCAAGATCCGTGCGGAGGAAGGACGCGGAGTGGAGCGCAACGACGTCAGCGCGTTCGTGCGCAACCTGCCCACAGGCTCGGACACCGCCGACTTCTCCACGGAGAACGCCTCCGGCTCCACCTCCCAGGCCGCCAACATCGCCGAAGCGCTGGAGGCCGGATCACACACCCTGCTCGTCGACGAGGACACGACGGCCACCAATCTGATGGTCCGGGACGAGCGCATGCAGGCCCTGGTGCACGGTGACCGGGAACCGCTCACACCGTTCGTGGACCTGGTGCGTCCGCTGCACCGGGAGCACGGGGTCTCGACGATCCTCGTCATGGGGGCGAGCGGCGACTACTTCGACGTTGCCGACAACGTCATCATGCTTGACGAGTACCGGCCTTACGACGTCGTGGACCGTGCCAGGGAACTCGCCTCCCACCGTGAGGACGCCGAGTTCACCGCCCCGGCCCACCGCGTCGTCGACCCCCGTTCGGTCAGTGCCACATCACGCGGGAAGACCAAACTGAAACGCCGCGACATGGACGTGCTGACCTTCGGGGAGAACGACGTCGACGTGCGGGGACTGGCACAGCTGGTGGACCCGGGGCAGATCGTGGGGGCCGGGCTGGCGCTACGTGTCCTGGCCGAGGAGAAGCTGCTCGACGGGGAGCGGACACTGGCCCAGGCGCTGGACGTCCTCGAGCAGCGGTTGGACGAGGGCGGCGTGACGGCGCTGGGCCGGGGGTTCTCCGGTGACTACGCGATGCCGCGGCGGTTCGAGATCGCGGCTATCCTCAACCGGCTGCGGAGCCTGCGCGTGCGCCGGCTGGTGTGACCTCTCCGGGAGTGGGAGGACGGCACGGGTTGACGGGCGCCGTTCCTCCCATCACCTATCCTGGGGCCGGACCTGCCGGTGGGCGTAGCCGCGCCTCGCGCCGCGCATGGCCGCTTTCCCCTGGCACAGATAGGAGACGCTTCCTGGTGCGTGACCCCGCTGAGCTGTACGAGCTGAACTCCGACGTCGATGCCGCCGGCTTGGTCATGCTGGTCGTCCTCGACGGGTTCGTGGATGCCGGATCCGCGGGCCGCCAGGCGGCCGACACACTGTTCGACCACTCCACCGCGGAAGAGGTGGCGACGTTCGACGTCGACCGGTTGGTGGACTACCGTTCACGTCGGCCGACCATGACGTTCGTGGAGAACACCTGGACCGAGTACAGCGCTCCCACACTCGGGCTGTACCTGTTGCGGGACGCGGAGGAGACGCCGTTCCTGGTGCTGTACGGCATGGAACCGGACCGGGAGTGGGAAGCGTTCGTCGCCGCGGTGCGCGAACTGATCGAACGCCTCTCGGTGAGCCTCACTATCGGGGTGCACGGCATACCGATGGCTGTCCCGCACACGCGTCCGGCCACAGCCACCGCGCACGCGACACGTTCCGAACTCATCTCCGGGCACGTGTCGTGGATCGGTCGGGTACGTGTTCCCGGCAGCGCCGCCTCGCTGCTGGAGTACCGGCTCGGGGAGGCGGGACACGACTTCATCGGTTACGCCGTCCACGTTCCCAGCTACCTCTCCCAAGCGGAGTATCCGCGCGCGGCGATCACCGGCCTGGAGTACGTGGCGGACACCACGGGGCTGGTGCTCCCCACCGAGGCGTTGGAGGAGGCCGCGCGCAACACCGACACGGAGATCGAGGAGCAGGTTGCCGCCTCCGAGGAAGTGCAGCGGGTGGTGAGCAACCTGGAACAGCAGTACGACGATTACATGTCGGCGCGCGAGGCCACCGAGGACAGCGGTGCGCTGCTCTCCGGCGACGAGTCCGCACTTCCGTCCGCGGAGGAACTCGGCGCGGAGCTGGAACGCTACCTCGCCGACCGCGAGGGCAACGGAGAGGGATAGTCGTGCTCTACCGGTTGCTCTTCCACACAGTGCTGCGCCGCATCGACGCTGAGACGGCGCACCGGTGGAGCTTCGACGCGCTGCGCGCGGCGGTGCGTGTCCCGGGAGTCGGACGAGCGCTCCGGCGCGTGTCCGAGCCAGGGGATCAGGAACTGGCCGTGACGGCGTTCGGCCGGGAGTTCCCGGGGCCGCTGGGCATCGCCGCCGGATTCGACAAGAACGCCGACGGGGTCGAGGCGCTCACCGCACTCGGGTTCGGTTACGTGGAGGTCGGCACGGTCACCGCCCAGCCGCAACCAGGAAACCCGCGGCCGAGGTTGTTCCGCCTGACAGCCGATCGGGCCATCGTCAAC is part of the Haloactinospora alba genome and encodes:
- a CDS encoding proteasome assembly chaperone family protein, which produces MRDPAELYELNSDVDAAGLVMLVVLDGFVDAGSAGRQAADTLFDHSTAEEVATFDVDRLVDYRSRRPTMTFVENTWTEYSAPTLGLYLLRDAEETPFLVLYGMEPDREWEAFVAAVRELIERLSVSLTIGVHGIPMAVPHTRPATATAHATRSELISGHVSWIGRVRVPGSAASLLEYRLGEAGHDFIGYAVHVPSYLSQAEYPRAAITGLEYVADTTGLVLPTEALEEAARNTDTEIEEQVAASEEVQRVVSNLEQQYDDYMSAREATEDSGALLSGDESALPSAEELGAELERYLADREGNGEG
- a CDS encoding ABC-ATPase domain-containing protein; this translates as MSGRYGGQRRNGGRPDQKAGPEIRGRRDAARLSEEIRKMAGASYGRYKSLTGDWEFEDFTLTIDRVQSDPFAPPSRISVRIPADVADMPDHAWHSPVRRRATADYLVRQAYRNLKGASLRIDAGGQEVIERASGRIHDGDVLLRLGIELPGHGRKIDARSAERELCERLPDMVDALRWDALDAAEATAFADTVEDTAALRDQLPALGLVAFAADGAVLPRRSGVSDLPMEGAAVPFESPESLRVSVKLPHRGTVSGLGIPEGITLVVGGGFHGKSTLLHALERGVYDHVPGDGRELVVTRSDAFKIRAEEGRGVERNDVSAFVRNLPTGSDTADFSTENASGSTSQAANIAEALEAGSHTLLVDEDTTATNLMVRDERMQALVHGDREPLTPFVDLVRPLHREHGVSTILVMGASGDYFDVADNVIMLDEYRPYDVVDRARELASHREDAEFTAPAHRVVDPRSVSATSRGKTKLKRRDMDVLTFGENDVDVRGLAQLVDPGQIVGAGLALRVLAEEKLLDGERTLAQALDVLEQRLDEGGVTALGRGFSGDYAMPRRFEIAAILNRLRSLRVRRLV
- a CDS encoding serine/threonine protein kinase; protein product: MPEGRPLLPGDPHSIGGYRITGRLGKGGQGVVYLGAAPNGQAVAVKVLDPDWAADPGLRQRFQREAAAARRVASFCTAQVLDADFVSEQPYIVSEYVDGPSLKEQVEQHGPRSGAELHRLAVATMTALVAVHEAGIVHRDVKPANVLMAAEGPRVIDFGVAKATDVTTAQTQSVVGTPGYMAPEQIAGGEVGPATDIYAWGAVMVFAATGRAPFTGDSVPAVIHQVMTTTPDLAQLEEPWASLVETCLAKEASQRPSSADLLMRLLGRDDGGGRVPPPADGASSDVPADSGPTTVRSRRSGKRSGRRAAVLGSALALLAAVGTSGYVALADTGVPFFGSSEDTSQAGSPASSPSGSAGRESPDDGGTASPTQPEEQKTGEDDPSDGAEAGTQAEAETEAKEERQEQKEQEDGEDEPPAPEEAEEKNDDVTFSSEFAGTWVSQGTFPDGQRHGYKVSIAEGERKASVLTDNGPCTWNFTLFRTNNKSGYDGSVDTTSSCTPHKGGGFWIDGGRLVVMLWGEEGNFQEHFFWFDRQ
- a CDS encoding ABC transporter substrate-binding protein translates to MLVARRIAAVLAAAAVLAAMGGCFPGAGGGNKDGTVTIWTVLVLPNEVERMESVLSSYTDRTGVETELVAIDPADMPTAVTNAAAAGELPDVLLHTVDLTQAWASNGILDADAAASVVASLDPATFNPTSLDLVSSGGQPVAVPSDGWGQVIFYRTDLFERAGLRPPTTYSAITEAARVLDSGDTAGILAGTSTSTPYTQQTFEHLALANGCELLDSDGEVAFDTPECVHAVERYTTWMTEYSAGGQQDELSTRATYLSGRAAMMVWSPHLLDEMNNLSTEISPSCDPCEDDPGWLAENTGFVQRVSGPDGSPVQFGQTLNFGITPHGDVAEAKQLVRSMLSDSYGDLLSVAPEGQFPMRPDSRGSAGRYVEEWTRAEVGDVDRSRTVGELLSDGEVTAVREGATSFRRWGITGGQGELVRALYGEFVVPRALQQVREGTLTPEEATRQVQQRAEQLNVD